One part of the Candidatus Komeilibacteria bacterium CG_4_10_14_0_2_um_filter_37_10 genome encodes these proteins:
- a CDS encoding iron-sulfur cluster assembly scaffold protein yields the protein DYFKKTEQYDRVVTDGAKVIDAVLKVTDHDIEEAVLSGADSLEKVQEKTKVGLGDPTCLPEVEQLIRFYREKYFGI from the coding sequence ATGATTATTTTAAAAAAACAGAACAATACGATCGTGTCGTTACTGATGGCGCTAAGGTTATTGATGCAGTATTAAAAGTTACTGATCATGATATTGAAGAAGCGGTTTTATCCGGCGCTGATTCTCTAGAAAAAGTACAAGAGAAGACCAAAGTTGGTTTAGGTGATCCAACTTGTTTGCCAGAGGTTGAACAATTGATCAGATTTTATCGGGAAAAATATTTTGGTATCTAA